In a single window of the Desulfurella sp. genome:
- the fliE gene encoding flagellar hook-basal body complex protein FliE produces MKIDSVITSPINNINDPNTKKDNPSFAELLAKSLNEVNNLQITADNAIKEIATGKMDNIQDAVMAIEKADISMRLLLEVKNKAVQAYNQIMNMQV; encoded by the coding sequence ATGAAAATAGACTCGGTGATTACAAGCCCAATAAACAATATAAATGATCCTAATACAAAAAAAGATAATCCAAGTTTTGCCGAACTCCTTGCTAAATCTTTAAATGAAGTTAACAACCTGCAAATAACTGCAGATAATGCCATAAAAGAAATTGCAACTGGAAAAATGGATAATATCCAGGATGCGGTTATGGCTATAGAAAAAGCTGACATTTCAATGAGACTTTTATTGGAGGTTAAAAATAAAGCAGTTCAAGCTTACAACCAGATAATGAATATGCAAGTTTAG
- the flgC gene encoding flagellar basal body rod protein FlgC — MSFFGSLQVASSGMQAQRLRLDIIASNIANANTVTTQEGGPYKRKDVVFESEKFSKYLEGVKVADIVRDDTPPKLVYDPTNPLANSKGYVAYPNINPIVEMVNLLDATNSYQANISAFNAAKQMAQSIIGVLNV, encoded by the coding sequence ATGAGTTTTTTTGGAAGTTTACAGGTTGCCTCAAGCGGTATGCAAGCGCAACGCTTAAGACTGGATATAATAGCAAGCAATATTGCAAACGCAAATACTGTAACCACTCAAGAGGGTGGACCTTATAAGAGAAAAGATGTAGTTTTTGAAAGTGAAAAATTTTCTAAGTATTTGGAAGGCGTTAAAGTAGCAGACATTGTGCGCGATGATACACCTCCAAAATTAGTTTATGATCCTACAAACCCATTGGCAAATTCAAAAGGCTATGTTGCATACCCCAATATTAATCCAATAGTTGAGATGGTTAATTTACTAGACGCTACAAATTCATATCAGGCAAATATTTCAGCATTTAATGCAGCAAAACAAATGGCCCAAAGCATAATTGGTGTATTAAATGTTTGA
- the flgB gene encoding flagellar basal body rod protein FlgB — protein MIFNDSTINYIQLGMDVASIRQNVIASNIANIDTPNYKEKIVKFHNFLDNNQLPLETTNPNHINPQENLKDIVVVKSNSYLERNDKNNVNLTEQEAALAKNQILYNALAAFAKYKFGEYKNIISSSQGA, from the coding sequence ATGATTTTTAATGATTCTACAATAAATTATATACAGCTTGGCATGGATGTTGCTTCTATAAGACAAAATGTCATTGCAAGCAATATTGCCAATATAGATACACCTAATTATAAAGAAAAAATAGTCAAATTTCACAATTTTTTAGATAATAACCAATTACCGTTAGAAACCACAAATCCAAATCATATAAATCCACAGGAAAACCTAAAAGATATTGTTGTTGTAAAAAGCAATTCTTATCTTGAAAGAAACGACAAAAACAATGTTAACCTAACCGAGCAAGAAGCAGCATTGGCTAAAAATCAGATTCTTTATAATGCCTTAGCTGCATTTGCCAAATATAAATTCGGCGAGTATAAAAACATAATATCTTCATCGCAAGGAGCATAA